The sequence GGGCTAAAGGCAGACCGGTATTTGTTGTTCAGAAACACGCTGCATCGACTCTTCATTATGACTTTCGAATCGAAGTGGATGGAGTTCTGAAGTCATGGGCCGTTCCCAAAGGTCCGTCAACAGACCCCTCTGAAAAAAGGCTGGCCGTTCCCACGGAAGACCATCCACTCGAGTACGGCGATTTCGAAGGAAATATCCCCGAAGGAGAGTACGGCGGAGGCACGGTCCTTCTTTGGGACCGGGGAAGCTACAGAAATCTGAAGGAAGACCCTGAATCGAACCCACTCACAAAACAAATCGAAGATGGTCATATCACAATTTGGCTCGAAGGAGAGAAGCTTAAAGGTGGCTATGCGCTCATCCGCACGGGAAAGGCGGAGAATGCCCGGTGGCTTCTGATTAAGATGAGTGATGAAGAAGCCGACGCAAGAAGAAACCCAACGTCGACCGAGCCCAATTCAGTAAAGACAGGAAGAAGCCTCGAAGAAATTCGTGATTCCAAAGATTAAACAACTTATACAGTGAGCCTCCAAGATCAGGAGATGAATAAGCCAGATATCATCTTTTCCCTTTCTGGAGCTGCGAGAGTTCATCTCGATGACGGGAGATCGGGACTATTGTGATCGTGATTGAGTATTGCAGCTATTCGAGGTAGTGTCTTTATTGATCCTATC comes from Mesotoga infera and encodes:
- a CDS encoding DNA ligase, which codes for MDESDRKLNKYEMKRDFSKTPEPDGKEASLEWAKGRPVFVVQKHAASTLHYDFRIEVDGVLKSWAVPKGPSTDPSEKRLAVPTEDHPLEYGDFEGNIPEGEYGGGTVLLWDRGSYRNLKEDPESNPLTKQIEDGHITIWLEGEKLKGGYALIRTGKAENARWLLIKMSDEEADARRNPTSTEPNSVKTGRSLEEIRDSKD